In Bacteroidota bacterium, the genomic stretch CTATACACCTGACCATGGTTGGAATGGAAAAATCAACAATTCGGAAATAGGACCTTCAGGCTCATATCCTTGGGTACTTATTTATAAAGATAAAAATGGAGGTAACCATAAAAAAACCGGAAGTGTATTTCTTCTGAATTAGGATATAAGAAAATTAAATAAAAAGAGCCGGTAAATATGAAATTTGCTGGCTCTTTTAGTTTTAATTAAAGTATTTTCTTTGCTTCAATCAACTTATAAAGTTTATCAGAACGGCGAACAATTTCATCAAGCTGAATAGAAAAACTCTCTCCCTTTTTTGCAATTTCAACAGGCTTTTCATCTACCCTGATTTCTTTAATTGTAGTTTCTATCACACCCGTGGTTGGCCCAATTATTAGAACTTCATCGCCAATTTGTAAACTTCCTGCTTCGAGAAGGAACTCAGCGACTTTAATATTAGAAAAATAATTTGTCCCTTTTGCAAGATACATTTTTTTCTTTGTAGCACGCGATCCGTAGAGCTTGCTCCATTCACCCATTTTTCGCCCAAGATAATAGCCATCCCAAAAACCACGATTAAAAACTGAGGACAATTTCTCTTCCCAATTTTTAATTTTTTCTTTTGATAAAGTAGCATCGAAATATGATTCTATAGCTTCACGATAACATTCTACTACTTTTTTTACATACTCCGGCGGTCGTGCTCTGCCTTCAATCTTCAAAACTGTAACACCGGCATCTAAAATTCTGTCGATGAAACTAATAGTTGACAAATCTTTTGGAGACATAATATATTCATTATCAACTTCTAATTCGTAGCCCGACTCTTTTTCGCTGACTAAATAAGCTTTTCGGCAAGTTTGCAAACAATTGCCTCTATTTGCGGAATAGTTTTGCTCATGCAGGCTCAGATAGCATTTGCCGGAAACGGCCATACATAAAGCCCCGTGTATGAATATTTCAATTTCTATTAGTTTGCCTGAAGGTCCTTTTATTTGTTCATTTTGTATTGCTTCAGTAATTTCCAAAACCTGAGAAAGATTCAACTCTCTCGCTAAAACCATAACATCGGCAAACATAGAATAGAACTTTACAGTCTCTATATTACTGATATTCAGTTGTGTTGAAATATGAACTTCAACAGCTTTCGAAAAAGCATAATGAATAACCGATTGGTCTGAAGCAATAATTGCCGAAACGTCGCATTCCTTGGCAGCATCAACAATTTTTTTCATCAAACTTATTTCTTTGTCATAAATAATTGTATTGACTGTCAAATAGGATTTCAAATTATTCTCTCGGCAAATTTTTACAATAGTTTTTAAATCCTCAATAGTGAAATTATTCGAGGATTTGGCTCGCATATTTAATTGTTCTATTCCAAAATAAACGGAATTTGCTCCTGCCTGAATAGCTGCACTCAAAGACTCAAATGAGCCTACAGGTGCCATAATTTCTATGTCTTTGATTTTTGGTTTCATATTTTGGGTGTTGGCCTTTAGCTATTGGCTGTTGGTTATTGACTTTTAGCTAAAGGCTAAAAGCTAATAGTTGCCAGCCGTTAATTCAACAATTCTATCTACGTCAATTTCATTCATACATTTAAAATGTTTTTTCGGACAACGAGAAAAGCCAATTTTAGAACAGGGGCGACATTTCAAATTTTCTACTTCAATTATTTCTGATTTATCGTCAGGAAAATAGGGATACATGCCAAATTTTGGAATGGTATTTCCCCAAACAGAAATTATGGTTTTCCGAAAAGCCGCTGCAATATGCATAATTCCTGTGTCGTGAGTTATAACCAATTTTGCTTGCTGAACAATTGATGCTGACTGGTTTATATTGAATTCGTTGCAGCCATTGTAAACTATTTTCCCGCTTTCGGCCAAAATAATTTCAGCAGTATCAAATTCTGAAGGGCCACCAAGAAGAATTATGGGTTTGCCAATTTTCTTAATGATTTCAATTATTTTTTCAGTGGGCAGGCGTTTTGTCGAATGATTTGCTCCAATTGCAAAGGCTATATAATTTTTTTGAAATTCATTGGGTAAGGAGCTTAAATTTACATTGTCTTTTTCTGGGATAAAATAATCTAATCCTTTGTTATCATTTTTTATGTCAAATACTTTCAGCGACTCAATATAGCGATCAACAATATGTGTTTCAGCAAGTTTATCGATTTTGAAATTTACTATTAGCCACTTTTCAAAATTTAACTTGTCGAATGAAAATGCAATTGTTTTTAATGTATTTTTTACAGAATACGAGCGGATATTTTTATGTAAATCAATGATATAATCATAATGCTTGAATTTCATCGACTTTAGCTGCTCTGTCAGGTTTTTTTCGAGACAAACTATTTCATCGATGTAGGGATTTGCAGCTAAAACATCTTTGAATTGAGGCTTTACAAAATAATGAATTTCAGCTCCTTCAACCTGATTTTTTATTGCTCTGACTACAGGTGTTGTCAAAACTATATCGCCAATTGAGCTAAACCTTATTATTAGAAATTTCACCATTTTTTTAGCGTTCGATATTTGCATTTTACAAAAATAGCCCCCAGAAATCTGAGGGCTAATTTTTTATTATCTTTCAGAAAATTGAAGTTTATCTGAAAATTTATATTATTTTATTTTTCAGCCAAAATAATTACATTGTCCTGTTTAGATTCAATTACTCCTCCATTAATATTAAAAAATAGTTCCTCGCCATTTGGAATTACTACTTTAATTTCGCTTTTTTCGAGAGTAGATACAATTGGAGCGTGTTTCGGTAGTATTTCGAATGAGCCTTTGCTTCCGGGCACTTTTATTAATTTAACAGAGCCTTTAAATATTTTTTTGTCCGGAGTTATTATCTCTAAATTCATAATACGATCTTATTTAGTCATTTTTTGCATCAGCTAACATTTTTTCGCCCTTTTCGATAGCATCTTCAATGGTGCCAACCAGGTTGAAGGCAGCCTCGGGATATTTATCAACTTCACCGTCCATTATCATGTTAAAACCTTTGATAGTGTCATTAATATCGACGAGCAAGCCTTTGAGCCCTGTGAAAGCTTCTGCAACATGAAATGGTTGTGATAGAAATCGCTGAACTCTTCTGGCACGATGAACAATAAGTTTGTCTTCTTCCGACAATTCTTCAATTCCCAGAATTGCAATAATATCCTGTAATTCGTTATATCGTTGTAAAATTTCTTTTACTCTCTGCGCTGTATTATAATGTTCCTCGCCAACAATCAATGGATCTAATATTCTTGAAGTAGAATCTAATGGATCAACTGCCGGATAAATTCCAAGTTCCGAAATTTTACGGTTCAAAACTGTAGTAGCATCAAGGTGAGCAAATGTTGTAGCAGGGGCAGGATCAGTCAAATCGTCGGCAGGTACATAAATTGCCTGAACCGAAGTAATTGAACCTTTTTTTGTTGAAGTAATTCTCTCTTCCATAGCTCCCATTTCCGATGCAAGTGTAGGCTGGTATCCTACCGCAGAAGGCATTCTTCCGAGAAGTGCAGAAACCTCCGAACCGGCTTGAGTAAATCGGAAAATATTATCGACAAAAAACAAAATATCTCGTCCTCCGGATTTTTCGTCTCCGTCTCTAAAATGTTCAGCGACTGTCAGTCCTGAAAGAGCTACTCTTGCACGTGCTCCGGGAGGTTCGTTCATTTGCCCGAAAACTAATGTTGCTTGCGATTTTGCTAATTCTTCTTTATCAACTTTCGACAAATCCCAGCCGCCGGCTTCCATATCTTTCAAAAATTCTTCGCCATATTTTATAACTCCTGATTCTATCATTTCACGAAGCAAATCGTTACCTTCACGTGTACGTTCACCAACTCCGGCAAATACTGAAAGCCCTTCGTACGCTTTTGCAATATTGTTGATAAGTTCCATTATCAAAACAGTTTTACCAACTCCGGCTCCACCAAAAAGTCCAATTTTTCCGCCTTTAGAATATGGCTCTAATAAATCGATAACTTTTATTCCTGTGAATAAAACCTCTTTTTCGGTAGATAGTTCTTCGAAACTTGGTGCTGGCCTGTGAATTTCGGAGCCTCCTTCTTTGCTGATAGGCTCCATTCCATCAATAGTATCACCAATTACATTCAGCAATCTTCCTTTAATTTTATCACCTATTGGCATTTTAAT encodes the following:
- a CDS encoding U32 family peptidase, whose product is MKPKIKDIEIMAPVGSFESLSAAIQAGANSVYFGIEQLNMRAKSSNNFTIEDLKTIVKICRENNLKSYLTVNTIIYDKEISLMKKIVDAAKECDVSAIIASDQSVIHYAFSKAVEVHISTQLNISNIETVKFYSMFADVMVLARELNLSQVLEITEAIQNEQIKGPSGKLIEIEIFIHGALCMAVSGKCYLSLHEQNYSANRGNCLQTCRKAYLVSEKESGYELEVDNEYIMSPKDLSTISFIDRILDAGVTVLKIEGRARPPEYVKKVVECYREAIESYFDATLSKEKIKNWEEKLSSVFNRGFWDGYYLGRKMGEWSKLYGSRATKKKMYLAKGTNYFSNIKVAEFLLEAGSLQIGDEVLIIGPTTGVIETTIKEIRVDEKPVEIAKKGESFSIQLDEIVRRSDKLYKLIEAKKIL
- a CDS encoding glycosyltransferase family 9 protein — encoded protein: MVKFLIIRFSSIGDIVLTTPVVRAIKNQVEGAEIHYFVKPQFKDVLAANPYIDEIVCLEKNLTEQLKSMKFKHYDYIIDLHKNIRSYSVKNTLKTIAFSFDKLNFEKWLIVNFKIDKLAETHIVDRYIESLKVFDIKNDNKGLDYFIPEKDNVNLSSLPNEFQKNYIAFAIGANHSTKRLPTEKIIEIIKKIGKPIILLGGPSEFDTAEIILAESGKIVYNGCNEFNINQSASIVQQAKLVITHDTGIMHIAAAFRKTIISVWGNTIPKFGMYPYFPDDKSEIIEVENLKCRPCSKIGFSRCPKKHFKCMNEIDVDRIVELTAGNY
- the atpC gene encoding ATP synthase F1 subunit epsilon gives rise to the protein MNLEIITPDKKIFKGSVKLIKVPGSKGSFEILPKHAPIVSTLEKSEIKVVIPNGEELFFNINGGVIESKQDNVIILAEK
- a CDS encoding F0F1 ATP synthase subunit beta codes for the protein MSKNIGKIVQVIGPVLDVSFETEGTELPNIYDSLEITREDGQKLIVECQQHIGENTVRAVAMDSTDGLYRGMEVVATGGAIKMPIGDKIKGRLLNVIGDTIDGMEPISKEGGSEIHRPAPSFEELSTEKEVLFTGIKVIDLLEPYSKGGKIGLFGGAGVGKTVLIMELINNIAKAYEGLSVFAGVGERTREGNDLLREMIESGVIKYGEEFLKDMEAGGWDLSKVDKEELAKSQATLVFGQMNEPPGARARVALSGLTVAEHFRDGDEKSGGRDILFFVDNIFRFTQAGSEVSALLGRMPSAVGYQPTLASEMGAMEERITSTKKGSITSVQAIYVPADDLTDPAPATTFAHLDATTVLNRKISELGIYPAVDPLDSTSRILDPLIVGEEHYNTAQRVKEILQRYNELQDIIAILGIEELSEEDKLIVHRARRVQRFLSQPFHVAEAFTGLKGLLVDINDTIKGFNMIMDGEVDKYPEAAFNLVGTIEDAIEKGEKMLADAKND